The Candidatus Stygibacter australis sequence TCGGGTGCTTCTGCCGTTGCCCTCCATAAATGGATGAGCAATGTTCATTTCTACATATTTCTTAACTATTTCGTCAAAAGTTGTTTCCGACATGGCTTCTATTTGTTTAAGCGTGTTGCCAAGAAAGTGTGAAGCCGCAAATTGAAATCCTCCTTTTGAAATGTCTTTTTGCCTTATTTGTCCTGCAAAATCGTATAAACCACCAAACAAATAACCGTGTATTTGCTGCAATCCTTTGACGGTGCCTTCCTCTATGCTGTTGATAAAAGAACTTTCAAAGAGGGCATAAGCTTTTGTTTTGCTTTTTCCGTCGATGCTTTCATCACTAAAACTAAACCACTCGATAAAGCGGTTGGCTTTTGTTCCGGGAAATGTTTTGCCTAAGGCAATAATGCCGTTGTAATCAAGCATATCGGATTTATATTGTTTGCCGTCTGCTGCTGTTAATTTCAGTTGGGTAGTGGCACTAACCAACTGACTGTTCTTTTTCTTTAACCTGGCTTTAAGGTATTTCCAATAGTTGCGGGTTTTG is a genomic window containing:
- a CDS encoding Fic family protein, which codes for MEWFSFSDESIDGKSKTKAYALFESSFINSIEEGTVKGLQQIHGYLFGGLYDFAGQIRQKDISKGGFQFAASHFLGNTLKQIEAMSETTFDEIVKKYVEMNIAHPFMEGNGRSTRIWLDLILKKRLKKCVDWSKISKTDYMNAMVKSSVNSSFIKKLIKEALTTKINSREVFMKGIDYSYYYEEEEY